In the genome of Nonomuraea sp. NBC_00507, the window CTGGCCGCCGAGCTCGATTCCGCGCTGGATCGTTTGCTCAGGCGGCGCGAGTCCTCGACGGGTGGACAGAGATGACGGAGCAGGCGCAAGAGGCGCCGAGCGAGGCGCCGAGCCTCGCCGCACGGGTGCTGATCATCCCGATCCGGTTCTATCGGGCGTTCATCAGCCCGATGCTCGGTCCGCGCTGCCGGTTCTACCCGTCATGCAGTGCATACGGACTCGAGGCGATTGCCGTGCACGGAGCGGTGCGCGGCATTTGGCTGACTGTCCGGCGCATCGGGCGGTGCCACCCATTCCATCCCGGAGGTATTGACCCGGTGCCCCCACGCCCGGTCCGGTCTCACGAAACGCAAGGGAGATAGCTCGGTGGAGCTGTCCTGGCTGAGCTGGCTGTATGAAGCCGTAGCCCAAGTCATCATCTGGATCCATACTGGTTACAGCACGGTCCTCAACCCGGACAGCGGGCTGACCTGGTCGTTGACGATCATCACGCTGACCGTGTTCATGCGGGTCCTGATCTTCCCGCTCTTCCTGAAGCAGATGCGCTCGTCGCGGAAGATGCAGGAACTCGCCCCCAAGGTGCAGGAGATCCGCAAGCGCTACAAGAACGACAAGCAGCGCATGAACCAAGAGGTCATGGCGCTCTACCAGGGCGCCGGGGCCAACCCGCTCGGCGGCTGCCTGCCCATCGTCGCGCAGTTCCCCATCTTCATCTCCATGTTCACCGTGCTGCAGGCGATGGCCAACGGCCGCCCGGTGTACGGCATGAGCCAGGAACTGGTGGACAGCGCACGGTCGGCGCACATCTTCGGCGCGCCGTTGCCGGCCAACTTCTTCATGTCCTCGGCCGACATCGCGGGCTTCGAAGCGGGCGTCGTCCAGACCAAGGTTGTCCTGGGGATCTTCGTCGCGATCAGCTCGCTGACGACGTTCCTCACCGTCCGGCAGAGCGTTACCCGCTCCATGGCGCAGATGCCGGACAACCCCATGGCGCAGCAGCAGAAGATCCTGATGTACATCTCTCCGCTGTTCGCCTTCTTCAGCCTGAACTTCCCGCTCGGTCTGATCATGTACTGGGTCACCACCAACGTCTGGACGCTTGGCCAGCAGCACTGGTTCTACAGTCGGCACCCGATGCCCGAGTTCGACGCCAAGGGCAACGTGATCCCCGCCCCGCCGAAGCAGGGGCTGATCGCCAAGCTCCGCAAGACCCCGCCGCC includes:
- the yidD gene encoding membrane protein insertion efficiency factor YidD, with amino-acid sequence MTEQAQEAPSEAPSLAARVLIIPIRFYRAFISPMLGPRCRFYPSCSAYGLEAIAVHGAVRGIWLTVRRIGRCHPFHPGGIDPVPPRPVRSHETQGR
- the yidC gene encoding membrane protein insertase YidC, with protein sequence MELSWLSWLYEAVAQVIIWIHTGYSTVLNPDSGLTWSLTIITLTVFMRVLIFPLFLKQMRSSRKMQELAPKVQEIRKRYKNDKQRMNQEVMALYQGAGANPLGGCLPIVAQFPIFISMFTVLQAMANGRPVYGMSQELVDSARSAHIFGAPLPANFFMSSADIAGFEAGVVQTKVVLGIFVAISSLTTFLTVRQSVTRSMAQMPDNPMAQQQKILMYISPLFAFFSLNFPLGLIMYWVTTNVWTLGQQHWFYSRHPMPEFDAKGNVIPAPPKQGLIAKLRKTPPPEEQAPPPPPEPKIIRQQPSRQPRSKRTGSKKS